In Granulicella mallensis MP5ACTX8, the sequence AAGTACTGGGGACCGCAATGGGTGAGCACGCTGTTAATGGTTTTACAGGTGCTGCGCGTGCTGCAGTATGAACCGCAAAAGCTGAAGAAGGTGACGGCGCTCCTGTGCGGCTATGGAGATGGAATCTTCGGCAGGCTGGGCTCTTTTGAGGAGCGGCATCCGCACATCGCGGCGTTCTGTAACGGTTCAAAGCAGCAAAAGGTTTTAGCGAATAACAGCACGCCAGACATGGCACGAGAGGAGCAGGCATGAAGCGAAAACTGTCTGCCATCGAGTGCATGATCGACGGCAATATCGTCTACATGGTGCGGCTGGAGGGTAGTTTCCAGGTAGACCGTCTGCGCGAGGCGCTGGCTCGGGTGCAGCGCAAGCATCCGGCGCTGCGCATGGTGCTTCGCAAGCAAAAAGACGGCCTGTACTACGAAGAGAACTGCGCGCCGGATGTTCCGTTGCGCATCGTTCCGCGCATCGCCGAGGACGACTACAAGCGCGAGAGCCTGACAGAGTTGGGGACGGCTTTTGTGGAAGATCGGTCGCTGCTGCGTGCGGTGTGGCTGCCTGCTGAGACGGAGAGCGATCTGCTGTTGGTGACCTCCCACCGCATCTGCGACGGCATGAGCATGTTGACGATCGTCCGCGAGGTACTGTTCGCGTTGCATAGCGACCAAGAACTGGTTCCGTACGAACCGATCACAGCCAAGGTGATGATCGGCGACTACGAGCCGCCGCAGCCGTGGAAACGCAAGCTGATCGCGAGCCTGCTGAATAACGCGCTGCGTCTGCTTCCGGCCTCGCGCCGCCCGCTGGAGAACAAGGAGTATGCGCTGGAGTGGGGTGTCGGCCAGGCATTGACCGATGCGCTGAAGCAGCGCTGCAAAGCAGAAGGTGTCTCGATCCATGCGGCGCTGGTGATTGCGCTGGACCGTGCCCTGCTCCAGGTCCTGGGAGAGAAGAAGCTGCCGGGTTGGATCGAGAGTCCGATGGATGCAAGGCGCGGACGTCTGGCGT encodes:
- a CDS encoding condensation domain-containing protein, with protein sequence MKRKLSAIECMIDGNIVYMVRLEGSFQVDRLREALARVQRKHPALRMVLRKQKDGLYYEENCAPDVPLRIVPRIAEDDYKRESLTELGTAFVEDRSLLRAVWLPAETESDLLLVTSHRICDGMSMLTIVREVLFALHSDQELVPYEPITAKVMIGDYEPPQPWKRKLIASLLNNALRLLPASRRPLENKEYALEWGVGQALTDALKQRCKAEGVSIHAALVIALDRALLQVLGEKKLPGWIESPMDARRGRLASLKSDMLFFGGGSLKMRTGQASEEEFWTKGRSVHEEIRRMIDQEMEAIPGRYSFNELLRPVPHGRIQTMVQLGDALKVNGSWNRMALSNLGNVAVSDSSAPFRVKDLRLYVHSFNFRLLGIVAYAFNGEMRFYYVGDEKCLSVEQANALKNEFMTQLQRQVAPLQEAAKEVLHMAGTTA